One Persicobacter psychrovividus DNA window includes the following coding sequences:
- a CDS encoding OmpH family outer membrane protein, which yields MKNFKLAINALMVGAAFTLYSCNEPNTTATTPTTVSSANVQAAAGAGLRVAYVNTDTLLNNYSFFKEKQEVMAKKTEKYQKEFQNRAQGLQAEFKSYENTRGSLTINQARSKEEELMRKRENLAQYEQSLNQSLAVERNKMLGELDSVVTNYMQNYGSTNSYDLVLTYTKGSGVLYANPKMDITNQVLEGLNAEFKSKKK from the coding sequence GTGAAAAATTTTAAGTTGGCGATAAACGCACTGATGGTGGGTGCTGCTTTTACTTTGTACTCTTGTAATGAGCCTAATACAACGGCAACAACGCCTACAACTGTTTCTTCGGCTAATGTTCAGGCTGCTGCAGGTGCAGGTTTACGTGTAGCTTATGTGAATACTGATACGCTGCTCAACAATTACAGCTTTTTTAAAGAAAAGCAGGAGGTAATGGCCAAGAAAACTGAAAAATACCAAAAGGAATTTCAGAACAGAGCACAGGGACTTCAGGCTGAGTTTAAATCGTATGAGAATACAAGAGGTTCGTTGACGATCAATCAGGCACGTTCTAAAGAGGAAGAATTGATGCGTAAGCGCGAAAATTTGGCGCAATATGAGCAGTCTTTGAACCAGTCATTGGCAGTGGAACGCAATAAAATGTTGGGCGAATTGGATTCTGTAGTTACTAATTACATGCAAAACTACGGATCAACCAATAGCTACGATTTGGTATTGACTTACACAAAAGGGTCAGGTGTTTTATATGCCAATCCAAAAATGGACATCACCAATCAAGTATTGGAAGGCTTGAATGCTGAATTTAAGAGCAAGAAAAAATAA